One Prinia subflava isolate CZ2003 ecotype Zambia chromosome 9, Cam_Psub_1.2, whole genome shotgun sequence DNA segment encodes these proteins:
- the JAKMIP3 gene encoding janus kinase and microtubule-interacting protein 3 isoform X7 produces MARRGPSGRARGDRPDALAALQAANEELRAKLTDIQIELQQEKSKVSKLEREKNQEVKQIKEHEQHKSTVVVTELKVKLHEDKMKELQAVRETLLRQHEAELLRVIKIKDNEIQRLQTLLNAVRDGAPDKVKTVLLSEAKEEAKKGFEVEKIKMQQEISELKGAKKQVEEALTMVIQADKIKAAEIRSVYHLHQEEITRIKRECEREIRRLMEEIKFKDRAVFVLERELGVRAGHAQRLQLQKEALDEQLSQLKESDRHLSSPKRELPYASGAGDASDHSGSPEQQLDEKDARRFQLKIAELSGIIRKLEDRNALLSEERNELLKRLREAESQYKPILDKNKRLSRKNEELSHALRRMENKLKFVTQENIAMRQRTGAIRRPSSLNDLDHSQEEREVDFLRLQVIEQQNIIDELSKTLETAGYVKSVMERDKLLRFRKQRKKMTRIPKKPVVETFYGYDEEASLESDGSSISYQTDRTDHTPCTPEDDLEEGMAKEETELRFRQLTMEYQALQRAYALLQEQVGGTLDAEREVKTREQLQAEIHRSQAQIEDLEKALAEQGQDMKWIEEKQALYRRNQELVEKIRQMEAEEARLRHDVQDAKDQNELLEFRILELEERERRSPAITFHHGPFTEGKSPLQVYCEAEGVTDIVVAELMKKLDILGDNAVSNLTNEEQVVIIQARTVLTLAEKWLQQIEVTEAALQQKMLDLENEKELFSKQKGYLDDELDFRKQSLDQAHKQILELEAMLYDALQQEAGAKISDLLSEEEKEKLKSAVEQWKRQVMSELRERDAQILRERMELIQHAQQRIKELEERIEGQKRQIKELEEKPPEATPAAPAVPPRGAALLPETLTETLPFPPPQICVLLCCWRWQVQSVGLPVGLGGSPCSPAIPQEPGQYRTELTRKPKPLLLPVLRPQAAPGVPALLLDKPWALTGAPSPIQIH; encoded by the exons GTCAGCAAgttggaaagggagaaaaatcaggaaGTGAAGCAGATCAAGGAGCACGAACAGCATAAAAGCACAGTGGTGGTCACAGAGCTCAAAGTCAAACTTCACGAAGACAAAATGAAGGAGCTCCAAGCAGTTCGAGAAACACTCCTGAGGCAGCACGAAGCTGAACTGCTGAGagtaataaaaatcaaagacaATGAAATCCAGAGGCTCCAGACCCTGCTGAACGCCGTGCGTGACGGGGCCCCGGACAAGGTGAAGACGGTGCTGCTCAGCGAGGCCAAGGAGGAGGCCAAGAAGGGCTTCGAGGTGGAGAAAATCAAAATGCAGCAAGAAATTTCTGAGCTGAAGGGGGCTAAGAAGCAGGTGGAGGAGGCTCTGACGATGGTCATCCAAGCTGACAAAATCAAAGCCGCGGAGATCAGGAGCGTGTACCACCTGCACCAGGAGGAGATCACCAGGATCAAGAGGGAGTGCGAGAGGGAGATCCGCAGGCTG ATGGAGGAGATTAAGTTTAAGGACAGAGCAGTCTTCGTGCTGGAGAGAGAGTTAGGGGTGCGAGCCGGGCATGCTCAGAGACTGCAGCTCCAAAAGGAGGCTTTAGATGAACAACTGTCCCAGCTCAAAGAGTCTGACCGGCACCTGAGCAGCCCCAAGCGGGAACTTCCTTATGCAAGTGGTGCAGGAGACGCTTCAGATCACTCGGGAAGCCCC GAACAGCAGTTGGATGAAAAGGATGCCCGGCGCTTCCAGCTGAAAATCGCGGAGCTGAGCGGGATCATCCGCAAGCTGGAGGACAGGAACGCGCTGCTGTCGGAGGAGAGGAACGAGCTG ctgaAACGTCTCAGAGAAGCAGAAAGTCAGTACAAGCCCATTTTGGACAAAAACAAACGTCTCAGTAGGAAGAATGAGGAGTTGTCACATGCCTTACGTCGAATGGAGAATAAATTGAAATTTGTGACGCAGGAGAATATAGCGATG AGGCAAAGAACTGGAGCAATAAGGAGACCAAGCTCACTAAATGACCTCGACCACAGccaggaagaaagggaagtgGATTTCCTGAGACTACAAGTAATTGAGCAGCAAAACATCATTGATGAGCTGTCCAAG ACCCTGGAGACTGCTGGCTATGTGAAGAGTGTCATG GAACGTGATAAGCTGCTCAGGTtcaggaagcaaaggaaaaaaatgacaagaatTCCTAAG aaGCCGGTGGTGGAGACGTTCTATGGCTACGACGAGGAGGCTTCCCTGGAGTCGGACGGCTCCTCCATCTCGTACCAGACCGACCGCACCGACCACACGCCCTGCACGCCCGAGGACGACCTGGAGGAG GGCATGGCCAAGGAGGAGACGGAGCTGCGGTTCCGGCAGCTGACGATGGAGTACCAGGCGCTGCAGCGCGCCTAcgccctgctgcaggagcaggtcGGGGGCACCCTGGACGCGGAGCGGGAAGTGAag ACACGTGAGCAGCTCCAAGCAGAAATACACCGGTCCCAGGCTCAGATAGAAgacctggagaaggctctggctgagcagggacag GACATGAAGTGGATTGAGGAGAAGCAGGCATTGTACAGAAGAAATCAGGAGCTGGTAGAAAAG ATCAGGCAGATGGAGGCCGAGGAGGCGCGCCTCAGACACGACGTGCAGGACGCCAAGGACCAGAACGAGCTGCTGGAGTTCAGGAtcctggagctggag gagagggagagaagatcCCCTGCCATCACCTTCCACCACGGCCCCTTCACGGAGGGGAAGAGCCCTCTGCAGGTGTACTGCGAGGCCGAGGGTGTCACA GACATTGTAGTAGCAGAGCTGATGAAAAAGTTGGACATTTTAGGGGATAACGCCGTAAGT AACCTGACCAACGAAGAGCAGGTGGTCATCATCCAGGCAAGGACCGTGCTCACGCTGGCAGAGAAG TGGCTCCAGCAGATCGAGGTGACCGaggctgcactgcagcagaagATGCTGGACCTGGAGAACGAGAAG GAGCTGTTCAGCAAGCAGAAGGGCTACCTGGACGACGAGCTGGACTTCAGGAAGCAGTCCCTGGACCAGGCTCACAAG CAAATTCTGGAATTAGAAGCCATGCTCTATGATGCCCTGCAGCAAGAAGCTGGAGCCAAAATTTCCGACCTTCTTtcagaagaggagaaggagaagctgaAGAGCGCCGTGGAGCAGTGGAAGCGGCAGGTGATGAGCGAGCTGCGGGAGAGGGACGCCCAAATCCTGCGGGAGAGGATGGAGCTCATCCAGCACGCCCAGCAG AGAATTAAAGAGCTAGAAGAAAGAATTGAAGGccaaaaaagacaaataaaagagTTAGAGGAAAAG CCCCCTGAGGccactccagctgctcctgctgttcctCCCAGAGGGGCAGCCCTGCTTCCCGAGACTCTCACAGAGACTCTGCCCTTTCCACCCCCCCAGATCTGTGTCCTTCTTTGCTGCTGGCGATGGCAGGTGCAGTCTGTGGGACTTCCagtggggctgggtgggagcccctgctcccctgcaatCCCCCAGGAGCCTGGACAGTACAGAACTGAGCTGACAAGGAAGCCAAaacctctgctcctccctgtcctacggccccaggctgctcctggagtgccagccctgctgctggacaAGCCCTGGGCTCTGACAGGAGCACCATCACCCATTCAGATACACTGA
- the JAKMIP3 gene encoding janus kinase and microtubule-interacting protein 3 isoform X23, with amino-acid sequence MARRGPSGRARGDRPDALAALQAANEELRAKLTDIQIELQQEKSKVSKLEREKNQEVKQIKEHEQHKSTVVVTELKVKLHEDKMKELQAVRETLLRQHEAELLRVIKIKDNEIQRLQTLLNAVRDGAPDKVKTVLLSEAKEEAKKGFEVEKIKMQQEISELKGAKKQVEEALTMVIQADKIKAAEIRSVYHLHQEEITRIKRECEREIRRLEQQLDEKDARRFQLKIAELSGIIRKLEDRNALLSEERNELLKRLREAESQYKPILDKNKRLSRKNEELSHALRRMENKLKFVTQENIAMRQRTGAIRRPSSLNDLDHSQEEREVDFLRLQVIEQQNIIDELSKTLETAGYVKSVMERDKLLRFRKQRKKMTRIPKKPVVETFYGYDEEASLESDGSSISYQTDRTDHTPCTPEDDLEEGMAKEETELRFRQLTMEYQALQRAYALLQEQVGGTLDAEREVKTREQLQAEIHRSQAQIEDLEKALAEQGQDMKWIEEKQALYRRNQELVEKIRQMEAEEARLRHDVQDAKDQNELLEFRILELEERERRSPAITFHHGPFTEGKSPLQVYCEAEGVTDIVVAELMKKLDILGDNANLTNEEQVVIIQARTVLTLAEKWLQQIEVTEAALQQKMLDLENEKELFSKQKGYLDDELDFRKQSLDQAHKQEAGAKISDLLSEEEKEKLKSAVEQWKRQVMSELRERDAQILRERMELIQHAQQRIKELEERIEGQKRQIKELEEKFLFLFLFFSLAFILWS; translated from the exons GTCAGCAAgttggaaagggagaaaaatcaggaaGTGAAGCAGATCAAGGAGCACGAACAGCATAAAAGCACAGTGGTGGTCACAGAGCTCAAAGTCAAACTTCACGAAGACAAAATGAAGGAGCTCCAAGCAGTTCGAGAAACACTCCTGAGGCAGCACGAAGCTGAACTGCTGAGagtaataaaaatcaaagacaATGAAATCCAGAGGCTCCAGACCCTGCTGAACGCCGTGCGTGACGGGGCCCCGGACAAGGTGAAGACGGTGCTGCTCAGCGAGGCCAAGGAGGAGGCCAAGAAGGGCTTCGAGGTGGAGAAAATCAAAATGCAGCAAGAAATTTCTGAGCTGAAGGGGGCTAAGAAGCAGGTGGAGGAGGCTCTGACGATGGTCATCCAAGCTGACAAAATCAAAGCCGCGGAGATCAGGAGCGTGTACCACCTGCACCAGGAGGAGATCACCAGGATCAAGAGGGAGTGCGAGAGGGAGATCCGCAGGCTG GAACAGCAGTTGGATGAAAAGGATGCCCGGCGCTTCCAGCTGAAAATCGCGGAGCTGAGCGGGATCATCCGCAAGCTGGAGGACAGGAACGCGCTGCTGTCGGAGGAGAGGAACGAGCTG ctgaAACGTCTCAGAGAAGCAGAAAGTCAGTACAAGCCCATTTTGGACAAAAACAAACGTCTCAGTAGGAAGAATGAGGAGTTGTCACATGCCTTACGTCGAATGGAGAATAAATTGAAATTTGTGACGCAGGAGAATATAGCGATG AGGCAAAGAACTGGAGCAATAAGGAGACCAAGCTCACTAAATGACCTCGACCACAGccaggaagaaagggaagtgGATTTCCTGAGACTACAAGTAATTGAGCAGCAAAACATCATTGATGAGCTGTCCAAG ACCCTGGAGACTGCTGGCTATGTGAAGAGTGTCATG GAACGTGATAAGCTGCTCAGGTtcaggaagcaaaggaaaaaaatgacaagaatTCCTAAG aaGCCGGTGGTGGAGACGTTCTATGGCTACGACGAGGAGGCTTCCCTGGAGTCGGACGGCTCCTCCATCTCGTACCAGACCGACCGCACCGACCACACGCCCTGCACGCCCGAGGACGACCTGGAGGAG GGCATGGCCAAGGAGGAGACGGAGCTGCGGTTCCGGCAGCTGACGATGGAGTACCAGGCGCTGCAGCGCGCCTAcgccctgctgcaggagcaggtcGGGGGCACCCTGGACGCGGAGCGGGAAGTGAag ACACGTGAGCAGCTCCAAGCAGAAATACACCGGTCCCAGGCTCAGATAGAAgacctggagaaggctctggctgagcagggacag GACATGAAGTGGATTGAGGAGAAGCAGGCATTGTACAGAAGAAATCAGGAGCTGGTAGAAAAG ATCAGGCAGATGGAGGCCGAGGAGGCGCGCCTCAGACACGACGTGCAGGACGCCAAGGACCAGAACGAGCTGCTGGAGTTCAGGAtcctggagctggag gagagggagagaagatcCCCTGCCATCACCTTCCACCACGGCCCCTTCACGGAGGGGAAGAGCCCTCTGCAGGTGTACTGCGAGGCCGAGGGTGTCACA GACATTGTAGTAGCAGAGCTGATGAAAAAGTTGGACATTTTAGGGGATAACGCC AACCTGACCAACGAAGAGCAGGTGGTCATCATCCAGGCAAGGACCGTGCTCACGCTGGCAGAGAAG TGGCTCCAGCAGATCGAGGTGACCGaggctgcactgcagcagaagATGCTGGACCTGGAGAACGAGAAG GAGCTGTTCAGCAAGCAGAAGGGCTACCTGGACGACGAGCTGGACTTCAGGAAGCAGTCCCTGGACCAGGCTCACAAG CAAGAAGCTGGAGCCAAAATTTCCGACCTTCTTtcagaagaggagaaggagaagctgaAGAGCGCCGTGGAGCAGTGGAAGCGGCAGGTGATGAGCGAGCTGCGGGAGAGGGACGCCCAAATCCTGCGGGAGAGGATGGAGCTCATCCAGCACGCCCAGCAG AGAATTAAAGAGCTAGAAGAAAGAATTGAAGGccaaaaaagacaaataaaagagTTAGAGGAAAAG tttttatttttgtttttatttttctctttagcttTCATTCTTTGGTCATAG
- the JAKMIP3 gene encoding janus kinase and microtubule-interacting protein 3 isoform X16 yields MARRGPSGRARGDRPDALAALQAANEELRAKLTDIQIELQQEKSKVSKLEREKNQEVKQIKEHEQHKSTVVVTELKVKLHEDKMKELQAVRETLLRQHEAELLRVIKIKDNEIQRLQTLLNAVRDGAPDKVKTVLLSEAKEEAKKGFEVEKIKMQQEISELKGAKKQVEEALTMVIQADKIKAAEIRSVYHLHQEEITRIKRECEREIRRLMEEIKFKDRAVFVLERELGVRAGHAQRLQLQKEALDEQLSQLKESDRHLSSPKRELPYASGAGDASDHSGSPEQQLDEKDARRFQLKIAELSGIIRKLEDRNALLSEERNELLKRLREAESQYKPILDKNKRLSRKNEELSHALRRMENKLKFVTQENIAMRQRTGAIRRPSSLNDLDHSQEEREVDFLRLQVIEQQNIIDELSKTLETAGYVKSVMERDKLLRFRKQRKKMTRIPKPVVETFYGYDEEASLESDGSSISYQTDRTDHTPCTPEDDLEEGMAKEETELRFRQLTMEYQALQRAYALLQEQVGGTLDAEREVKTREQLQAEIHRSQAQIEDLEKALAEQGQDMKWIEEKQALYRRNQELVEKIRQMEAEEARLRHDVQDAKDQNELLEFRILELEERERRSPAITFHHGPFTEGKSPLQVYCEAEGVTDIVVAELMKKLDILGDNANLTNEEQVVIIQARTVLTLAEKWLQQIEVTEAALQQKMLDLENEKELFSKQKGYLDDELDFRKQSLDQAHKQILELEAMLYDALQQEAGAKISDLLSEEEKEKLKSAVEQWKRQVMSELRERDAQILRERMELIQHAQQRIKELEERIEGQKRQIKELEEKFLFLFLFFSLAFILWS; encoded by the exons GTCAGCAAgttggaaagggagaaaaatcaggaaGTGAAGCAGATCAAGGAGCACGAACAGCATAAAAGCACAGTGGTGGTCACAGAGCTCAAAGTCAAACTTCACGAAGACAAAATGAAGGAGCTCCAAGCAGTTCGAGAAACACTCCTGAGGCAGCACGAAGCTGAACTGCTGAGagtaataaaaatcaaagacaATGAAATCCAGAGGCTCCAGACCCTGCTGAACGCCGTGCGTGACGGGGCCCCGGACAAGGTGAAGACGGTGCTGCTCAGCGAGGCCAAGGAGGAGGCCAAGAAGGGCTTCGAGGTGGAGAAAATCAAAATGCAGCAAGAAATTTCTGAGCTGAAGGGGGCTAAGAAGCAGGTGGAGGAGGCTCTGACGATGGTCATCCAAGCTGACAAAATCAAAGCCGCGGAGATCAGGAGCGTGTACCACCTGCACCAGGAGGAGATCACCAGGATCAAGAGGGAGTGCGAGAGGGAGATCCGCAGGCTG ATGGAGGAGATTAAGTTTAAGGACAGAGCAGTCTTCGTGCTGGAGAGAGAGTTAGGGGTGCGAGCCGGGCATGCTCAGAGACTGCAGCTCCAAAAGGAGGCTTTAGATGAACAACTGTCCCAGCTCAAAGAGTCTGACCGGCACCTGAGCAGCCCCAAGCGGGAACTTCCTTATGCAAGTGGTGCAGGAGACGCTTCAGATCACTCGGGAAGCCCC GAACAGCAGTTGGATGAAAAGGATGCCCGGCGCTTCCAGCTGAAAATCGCGGAGCTGAGCGGGATCATCCGCAAGCTGGAGGACAGGAACGCGCTGCTGTCGGAGGAGAGGAACGAGCTG ctgaAACGTCTCAGAGAAGCAGAAAGTCAGTACAAGCCCATTTTGGACAAAAACAAACGTCTCAGTAGGAAGAATGAGGAGTTGTCACATGCCTTACGTCGAATGGAGAATAAATTGAAATTTGTGACGCAGGAGAATATAGCGATG AGGCAAAGAACTGGAGCAATAAGGAGACCAAGCTCACTAAATGACCTCGACCACAGccaggaagaaagggaagtgGATTTCCTGAGACTACAAGTAATTGAGCAGCAAAACATCATTGATGAGCTGTCCAAG ACCCTGGAGACTGCTGGCTATGTGAAGAGTGTCATG GAACGTGATAAGCTGCTCAGGTtcaggaagcaaaggaaaaaaatgacaagaatTCCTAAG CCGGTGGTGGAGACGTTCTATGGCTACGACGAGGAGGCTTCCCTGGAGTCGGACGGCTCCTCCATCTCGTACCAGACCGACCGCACCGACCACACGCCCTGCACGCCCGAGGACGACCTGGAGGAG GGCATGGCCAAGGAGGAGACGGAGCTGCGGTTCCGGCAGCTGACGATGGAGTACCAGGCGCTGCAGCGCGCCTAcgccctgctgcaggagcaggtcGGGGGCACCCTGGACGCGGAGCGGGAAGTGAag ACACGTGAGCAGCTCCAAGCAGAAATACACCGGTCCCAGGCTCAGATAGAAgacctggagaaggctctggctgagcagggacag GACATGAAGTGGATTGAGGAGAAGCAGGCATTGTACAGAAGAAATCAGGAGCTGGTAGAAAAG ATCAGGCAGATGGAGGCCGAGGAGGCGCGCCTCAGACACGACGTGCAGGACGCCAAGGACCAGAACGAGCTGCTGGAGTTCAGGAtcctggagctggag gagagggagagaagatcCCCTGCCATCACCTTCCACCACGGCCCCTTCACGGAGGGGAAGAGCCCTCTGCAGGTGTACTGCGAGGCCGAGGGTGTCACA GACATTGTAGTAGCAGAGCTGATGAAAAAGTTGGACATTTTAGGGGATAACGCC AACCTGACCAACGAAGAGCAGGTGGTCATCATCCAGGCAAGGACCGTGCTCACGCTGGCAGAGAAG TGGCTCCAGCAGATCGAGGTGACCGaggctgcactgcagcagaagATGCTGGACCTGGAGAACGAGAAG GAGCTGTTCAGCAAGCAGAAGGGCTACCTGGACGACGAGCTGGACTTCAGGAAGCAGTCCCTGGACCAGGCTCACAAG CAAATTCTGGAATTAGAAGCCATGCTCTATGATGCCCTGCAGCAAGAAGCTGGAGCCAAAATTTCCGACCTTCTTtcagaagaggagaaggagaagctgaAGAGCGCCGTGGAGCAGTGGAAGCGGCAGGTGATGAGCGAGCTGCGGGAGAGGGACGCCCAAATCCTGCGGGAGAGGATGGAGCTCATCCAGCACGCCCAGCAG AGAATTAAAGAGCTAGAAGAAAGAATTGAAGGccaaaaaagacaaataaaagagTTAGAGGAAAAG tttttatttttgtttttatttttctctttagcttTCATTCTTTGGTCATAG
- the JAKMIP3 gene encoding janus kinase and microtubule-interacting protein 3 isoform X14, with the protein MARRGPSGRARGDRPDALAALQAANEELRAKLTDIQIELQQEKSKVSKLEREKNQEVKQIKEHEQHKSTVVVTELKVKLHEDKMKELQAVRETLLRQHEAELLRVIKIKDNEIQRLQTLLNAVRDGAPDKVKTVLLSEAKEEAKKGFEVEKIKMQQEISELKGAKKQVEEALTMVIQADKIKAAEIRSVYHLHQEEITRIKRECEREIRRLMEEIKFKDRAVFVLERELGVRAGHAQRLQLQKEALDEQLSQLKESDRHLSSPKRELPYASGAGDASDHSGSPEQQLDEKDARRFQLKIAELSGIIRKLEDRNALLSEERNELLKRLREAESQYKPILDKNKRLSRKNEELSHALRRMENKLKFVTQENIAMRQRTGAIRRPSSLNDLDHSQEEREVDFLRLQVIEQQNIIDELSKTLETAGYVKSVMERDKLLRFRKQRKKMTRIPKKPVVETFYGYDEEASLESDGSSISYQTDRTDHTPCTPEDDLEEGMAKEETELRFRQLTMEYQALQRAYALLQEQVGGTLDAEREVKTREQLQAEIHRSQAQIEDLEKALAEQGQDMKWIEEKQALYRRNQELVEKIRQMEAEEARLRHDVQDAKDQNELLEFRILELEERERRSPAITFHHGPFTEGKSPLQVYCEAEGVTDIVVAELMKKLDILGDNANLTNEEQVVIIQARTVLTLAEKWLQQIEVTEAALQQKMLDLENEKELFSKQKGYLDDELDFRKQSLDQAHKQILELEAMLYDALQQEAGAKISDLLSEEEKEKLKSAVEQWKRQVMSELRERDAQILRERMELIQHAQQRIKELEERIEGQKRQIKELEEKFLFLFLFFSLAFILWS; encoded by the exons GTCAGCAAgttggaaagggagaaaaatcaggaaGTGAAGCAGATCAAGGAGCACGAACAGCATAAAAGCACAGTGGTGGTCACAGAGCTCAAAGTCAAACTTCACGAAGACAAAATGAAGGAGCTCCAAGCAGTTCGAGAAACACTCCTGAGGCAGCACGAAGCTGAACTGCTGAGagtaataaaaatcaaagacaATGAAATCCAGAGGCTCCAGACCCTGCTGAACGCCGTGCGTGACGGGGCCCCGGACAAGGTGAAGACGGTGCTGCTCAGCGAGGCCAAGGAGGAGGCCAAGAAGGGCTTCGAGGTGGAGAAAATCAAAATGCAGCAAGAAATTTCTGAGCTGAAGGGGGCTAAGAAGCAGGTGGAGGAGGCTCTGACGATGGTCATCCAAGCTGACAAAATCAAAGCCGCGGAGATCAGGAGCGTGTACCACCTGCACCAGGAGGAGATCACCAGGATCAAGAGGGAGTGCGAGAGGGAGATCCGCAGGCTG ATGGAGGAGATTAAGTTTAAGGACAGAGCAGTCTTCGTGCTGGAGAGAGAGTTAGGGGTGCGAGCCGGGCATGCTCAGAGACTGCAGCTCCAAAAGGAGGCTTTAGATGAACAACTGTCCCAGCTCAAAGAGTCTGACCGGCACCTGAGCAGCCCCAAGCGGGAACTTCCTTATGCAAGTGGTGCAGGAGACGCTTCAGATCACTCGGGAAGCCCC GAACAGCAGTTGGATGAAAAGGATGCCCGGCGCTTCCAGCTGAAAATCGCGGAGCTGAGCGGGATCATCCGCAAGCTGGAGGACAGGAACGCGCTGCTGTCGGAGGAGAGGAACGAGCTG ctgaAACGTCTCAGAGAAGCAGAAAGTCAGTACAAGCCCATTTTGGACAAAAACAAACGTCTCAGTAGGAAGAATGAGGAGTTGTCACATGCCTTACGTCGAATGGAGAATAAATTGAAATTTGTGACGCAGGAGAATATAGCGATG AGGCAAAGAACTGGAGCAATAAGGAGACCAAGCTCACTAAATGACCTCGACCACAGccaggaagaaagggaagtgGATTTCCTGAGACTACAAGTAATTGAGCAGCAAAACATCATTGATGAGCTGTCCAAG ACCCTGGAGACTGCTGGCTATGTGAAGAGTGTCATG GAACGTGATAAGCTGCTCAGGTtcaggaagcaaaggaaaaaaatgacaagaatTCCTAAG aaGCCGGTGGTGGAGACGTTCTATGGCTACGACGAGGAGGCTTCCCTGGAGTCGGACGGCTCCTCCATCTCGTACCAGACCGACCGCACCGACCACACGCCCTGCACGCCCGAGGACGACCTGGAGGAG GGCATGGCCAAGGAGGAGACGGAGCTGCGGTTCCGGCAGCTGACGATGGAGTACCAGGCGCTGCAGCGCGCCTAcgccctgctgcaggagcaggtcGGGGGCACCCTGGACGCGGAGCGGGAAGTGAag ACACGTGAGCAGCTCCAAGCAGAAATACACCGGTCCCAGGCTCAGATAGAAgacctggagaaggctctggctgagcagggacag GACATGAAGTGGATTGAGGAGAAGCAGGCATTGTACAGAAGAAATCAGGAGCTGGTAGAAAAG ATCAGGCAGATGGAGGCCGAGGAGGCGCGCCTCAGACACGACGTGCAGGACGCCAAGGACCAGAACGAGCTGCTGGAGTTCAGGAtcctggagctggag gagagggagagaagatcCCCTGCCATCACCTTCCACCACGGCCCCTTCACGGAGGGGAAGAGCCCTCTGCAGGTGTACTGCGAGGCCGAGGGTGTCACA GACATTGTAGTAGCAGAGCTGATGAAAAAGTTGGACATTTTAGGGGATAACGCC AACCTGACCAACGAAGAGCAGGTGGTCATCATCCAGGCAAGGACCGTGCTCACGCTGGCAGAGAAG TGGCTCCAGCAGATCGAGGTGACCGaggctgcactgcagcagaagATGCTGGACCTGGAGAACGAGAAG GAGCTGTTCAGCAAGCAGAAGGGCTACCTGGACGACGAGCTGGACTTCAGGAAGCAGTCCCTGGACCAGGCTCACAAG CAAATTCTGGAATTAGAAGCCATGCTCTATGATGCCCTGCAGCAAGAAGCTGGAGCCAAAATTTCCGACCTTCTTtcagaagaggagaaggagaagctgaAGAGCGCCGTGGAGCAGTGGAAGCGGCAGGTGATGAGCGAGCTGCGGGAGAGGGACGCCCAAATCCTGCGGGAGAGGATGGAGCTCATCCAGCACGCCCAGCAG AGAATTAAAGAGCTAGAAGAAAGAATTGAAGGccaaaaaagacaaataaaagagTTAGAGGAAAAG tttttatttttgtttttatttttctctttagcttTCATTCTTTGGTCATAG